A DNA window from Sphingopyxis macrogoltabida contains the following coding sequences:
- a CDS encoding Rne/Rng family ribonuclease yields the protein MAEWLYEAGIGEARAALVEDGEIIQARIERDGDGPRVGAVVAARLVEAGRGGKGALVVLDWPGEPQATLAAVPPATSTGARLVVEITRMALRERGRDKPARAVLAEPDTPLADGPDLRARIAASGVAVTEVRPTGPDLLEQAGWSELVDRVRAGHWPFAGGALWVDATPAMVLIDIDGDGDALALAKTGGKAAAAVIRCCDIGGSIGIDFPSLPDRTGRLAIDALVDAALPPPFERTAVNGFGLMQIIRRRERPSLIEQIRLDPVATDAALLLRQAERAGGTGMLRITARPAVIDHIAANPAWIDALQTRTGRRVELAGDATIKGAGHAQ from the coding sequence TTGGCTGAGTGGCTGTACGAAGCCGGGATCGGCGAGGCACGCGCCGCGCTCGTCGAGGATGGCGAAATCATCCAAGCCCGCATCGAGCGCGACGGCGACGGTCCGCGCGTCGGCGCGGTCGTCGCGGCGCGGCTGGTCGAGGCGGGACGGGGTGGCAAGGGCGCGCTCGTCGTGCTCGACTGGCCCGGCGAACCGCAGGCGACGCTTGCCGCGGTGCCACCCGCAACGTCGACCGGCGCGCGGCTGGTCGTCGAAATCACCCGCATGGCGCTTCGCGAACGCGGCCGCGACAAACCGGCGCGTGCGGTGCTGGCGGAGCCGGACACGCCGCTAGCCGACGGGCCGGACCTGCGCGCGCGCATTGCGGCGAGCGGTGTTGCGGTTACCGAAGTGCGGCCGACCGGCCCCGACCTGCTCGAACAGGCGGGCTGGTCGGAACTTGTCGACCGCGTTCGCGCCGGACACTGGCCGTTTGCCGGCGGCGCGCTGTGGGTCGATGCAACCCCGGCGATGGTGCTGATCGACATCGACGGCGACGGCGACGCGCTGGCGCTCGCCAAGACCGGGGGGAAAGCGGCCGCCGCCGTTATTCGCTGCTGCGATATCGGCGGGTCGATCGGGATCGATTTCCCGTCCTTGCCTGACCGGACGGGACGCCTTGCGATCGACGCGCTTGTCGACGCGGCGCTGCCGCCACCGTTCGAGCGCACGGCGGTCAACGGCTTCGGCCTCATGCAGATCATCCGCCGCCGCGAGCGGCCGTCGCTTATCGAACAGATAAGGCTCGATCCGGTTGCGACCGATGCCGCGCTGCTGCTCCGGCAGGCCGAACGTGCAGGCGGGACGGGAATGCTCCGGATCACTGCGCGTCCGGCGGTCATCGATCATATCGCGGCGAACCCGGCGTGGATCGATGCGTTGCAGACACGGACCGGACGGCGCGTCGAACTTGCCGGCGATGCCACGATCAAAGGAGCGGGCCATGCCCAGTGA
- a CDS encoding DNA gyrase inhibitor YacG, protein MPSEAGTKRRNCPLCGAPRDEEYKPFCSRGCRDRDLLTWFGEGYRVPVDQPPDGTADDDRFDEG, encoded by the coding sequence ATGCCCAGTGAAGCCGGCACGAAGCGCCGCAATTGCCCGCTGTGCGGGGCGCCGCGCGACGAAGAATATAAGCCCTTCTGCAGCCGCGGTTGCCGCGACCGCGACCTCCTGACCTGGTTCGGTGAAGGCTATCGCGTGCCGGTCGACCAGCCGCCCGACGGCACCGCCGACGACGATCGTTTCGACGAGGGATGA